In Streptococcus uberis, a single window of DNA contains:
- the rpmF gene encoding 50S ribosomal protein L32, whose amino-acid sequence MAVPARHTSKAKKNKRRTHYKLTAPSVQFDETTGDFSRSHRVSLKGYYKGRKIAKANEAK is encoded by the coding sequence ATGGCAGTTCCTGCACGTCATACGTCAAAAGCTAAAAAGAACAAACGTCGTACACATTATAAATTGACAGCTCCATCTGTACAATTCGACGAAACTACTGGGGATTTCTCACGTTCTCACCGTGTATCACTTAAAGGATACTACAAAGGACGTAAAATCGCTAAAGCTAACGAAGCTAAATAA
- the rpmG gene encoding 50S ribosomal protein L33: protein MRVNITLEHKESGERLYLTSKNKRNTPDRLQLKKYSPKLRKHVTFTEVK, encoded by the coding sequence ATGCGCGTAAATATTACACTTGAACACAAAGAATCTGGTGAACGCTTGTACCTTACTTCAAAAAACAAACGTAACACTCCAGACCGTCTTCAATTGAAAAAATACTCACCAAAATTACGTAAACACGTAACTTTTACTGAAGTTAAATAA